A single window of Shewanella sp. Choline-02u-19 DNA harbors:
- the yiaY gene encoding L-threonine dehydrogenase, with translation MAAKFFIPSVNILGKDAVTEAIADIKDLGFKNALIVTDKPLVNIGLVAQVTDKLASNGIAAVVFDGVQPNPTIGNVEAGLELLKANDCDFVISLGGGSPHDCAKGIALVATNGGSIKDYEGLDVSTKPQLPLVAINTTAGTASEMTRFCIITDESRHIKMAIVDKNTTPLLSVNDPELMLLKPAGLTAATGMDALTHAIEAYVSIAANPITDACAIKAIELIQGNLVEAVENGQSIQAREQMAYAQFLAGMAFNNASLGYVHAMAHQLGGFYDLPHGVCNALLLPHVQAYNAQVVPERLKDVAKAMGVDVIAMSDEEGAAAALEAIKALSVAVKIPENLTKLGVKAEDIPTLADNALKDACGFTNPKQATHEEICQIFTNAL, from the coding sequence ATGGCTGCTAAATTTTTTATCCCATCTGTCAATATCTTAGGCAAAGACGCGGTTACCGAAGCTATTGCAGATATCAAAGATCTTGGCTTTAAGAATGCTCTAATTGTGACAGACAAGCCTTTAGTTAATATCGGACTGGTTGCTCAAGTCACGGATAAGCTCGCAAGCAATGGTATTGCAGCGGTAGTATTCGATGGTGTACAACCAAACCCGACTATTGGTAACGTTGAAGCTGGCCTTGAGCTGCTCAAAGCAAATGATTGTGACTTTGTCATCTCTCTGGGTGGTGGTTCTCCTCATGATTGCGCTAAAGGCATCGCATTAGTGGCAACTAACGGTGGCAGCATTAAAGACTATGAAGGTCTGGATGTGTCTACTAAGCCACAACTACCACTTGTCGCGATTAACACTACAGCTGGCACAGCAAGTGAAATGACGCGTTTTTGTATCATCACTGATGAAAGTCGCCACATTAAAATGGCCATCGTCGACAAAAATACAACGCCACTTTTATCCGTTAATGATCCTGAATTGATGCTGCTCAAACCTGCTGGCTTAACAGCTGCAACAGGTATGGATGCACTCACTCACGCAATCGAAGCTTATGTTTCAATTGCTGCAAACCCAATCACGGATGCCTGTGCGATTAAAGCCATTGAGCTTATCCAAGGTAACCTTGTCGAAGCGGTTGAAAATGGTCAAAGCATTCAAGCACGTGAGCAAATGGCTTATGCACAGTTCTTAGCAGGCATGGCATTTAACAACGCGAGTTTAGGTTATGTGCATGCAATGGCGCACCAGTTAGGCGGATTCTATGACCTGCCACACGGCGTATGTAACGCATTGTTATTACCGCATGTACAAGCCTACAACGCACAAGTGGTACCTGAACGCTTAAAAGACGTTGCTAAAGCGATGGGTGTCGATGTCATTGCAATGAGCGATGAAGAGGGAGCTGCAGCTGCATTAGAAGCAATTAAAGCGCTATCTGTTGCTGTCAAAATCCCAGAAAACCTAACAAAGCTTGGTGTAAAAGCTGAAGATATTCCAACGCTAGCAGACAATGCATTGAAAGATGCCTGTGGATTCACCAACCCTAAACAAGCAACCCATGAAGAGATCTGTCAGATCTTTACTAACGCTTTATAG
- the malQ gene encoding 4-alpha-glucanotransferase — protein MGLEKLLYLQGVGAEFVSCSGENIYTPEQDRIGILRCMLDAGITDNQQRLSDDMVASKTFELDALPWTQPLPSFQHCSINAPLLSLYLPENTNDLLNIRLQLESGDVYQFSLYAAKLHCHIGGLVNVVGNYQMGAVAYLHYQLSMTQALLLSALVRTEPMSGAELPYIGLGYHRVSIELENSTIKGEAVSGTWLVAPATTYQGSPSRTTLNDRLWGLSIQLFSLRSDTQWGIGDFADLLSLIAVVAKEGASFILLNPLHALDIASPQTCSPYSPSDRRRLNPLYINIEMVPEFELLLRQKAKGTIDSGDVEFESELLATKALVNATDWLDYRLVSSHKYRIFTQLYRLFVSGHVEPMSARARRFNAFIAEKGEALMQFCDQQVADTQSLSEFEGLDNRFFAYLQFVAEQQLSQCQGHAKQLGMSIGLVRDLAVGAAANSVEVQAGNNPFCQQASIGAPPDPFAPQGQNWGLTPLDPIALKHSGYQHFIYLLRANMQSCGALRIDHVMSLLRLWWWPASAAQGNGAYVYYPLDALLAILCIESQRARCRVIGEDLGLIPPEIVSKLFDAGVLSNDLFYFSKQDDAFTLPENYKPQSLMMLANHDVPPLLAWWQADDLHLRHKIGLIDTDTDKDSHLQHALSHRQHEKQQLLTLLCNAGALSHSDINTTDYSTLLPAWISVCAAGTAGLFSVQLSDLVQDNQPVNIPGTWLEYPNWQRRMPVTLEVLAAATSVKALFKHLRLARASASVTDAQTPPCPTTLSPQSNGLNRYD, from the coding sequence ATGGGGCTAGAGAAGTTACTGTATTTGCAAGGTGTCGGTGCCGAGTTTGTCAGTTGTAGTGGTGAGAATATCTATACTCCAGAACAAGATCGCATCGGGATTTTACGCTGCATGTTGGATGCTGGTATTACTGACAACCAACAACGCCTTAGCGATGATATGGTTGCGAGCAAAACCTTCGAGCTCGATGCACTGCCATGGACCCAACCATTGCCGAGTTTTCAGCACTGCAGTATCAATGCGCCTTTGCTCAGCCTTTATTTGCCAGAAAATACCAATGACTTGCTGAATATTCGTCTACAACTTGAAAGTGGTGACGTTTATCAATTCTCCCTTTATGCCGCTAAGCTGCACTGTCACATTGGCGGTTTGGTCAATGTAGTGGGTAATTATCAAATGGGTGCAGTGGCATACCTGCATTACCAATTGTCGATGACTCAAGCGCTGTTGCTGTCTGCTCTTGTGCGCACTGAGCCAATGTCCGGCGCTGAACTTCCTTATATTGGACTCGGTTATCATCGAGTAAGTATTGAGTTGGAAAACTCCACCATTAAAGGCGAGGCCGTTTCTGGTACTTGGTTAGTTGCGCCCGCAACGACCTATCAAGGCAGTCCTAGTCGCACAACGTTAAACGATAGATTGTGGGGCCTTAGCATTCAGTTGTTTAGCCTACGCAGTGATACCCAGTGGGGTATTGGTGATTTTGCTGATCTGTTATCTCTCATTGCCGTCGTCGCCAAAGAGGGCGCGAGTTTCATCCTACTTAACCCTTTGCATGCGCTTGATATTGCAAGCCCGCAAACTTGTAGTCCCTACAGTCCATCTGATCGACGCCGGTTAAACCCGCTCTACATTAATATTGAGATGGTGCCTGAATTTGAGTTGTTATTGCGACAAAAGGCTAAAGGGACAATTGACTCGGGTGATGTTGAATTTGAATCCGAGTTATTGGCAACTAAGGCGCTGGTTAACGCGACAGATTGGCTCGATTATCGTTTGGTCAGTAGCCACAAATACCGTATTTTTACTCAGTTATATCGGTTGTTTGTATCAGGTCATGTTGAGCCTATGAGTGCGCGGGCACGACGCTTTAACGCTTTTATCGCCGAAAAAGGCGAGGCGTTAATGCAGTTCTGTGATCAGCAGGTGGCTGACACACAAAGTTTAAGCGAGTTTGAAGGCCTAGATAACCGCTTTTTTGCCTATCTACAGTTTGTTGCTGAGCAGCAATTATCCCAATGCCAAGGACACGCTAAACAGCTTGGAATGTCGATTGGCTTAGTACGCGATCTCGCTGTTGGCGCCGCGGCAAACAGTGTTGAAGTCCAAGCGGGTAATAATCCCTTTTGCCAACAAGCCAGTATCGGCGCGCCGCCAGATCCATTTGCACCCCAAGGTCAAAACTGGGGGCTGACTCCGCTCGATCCTATTGCCCTTAAACACAGTGGCTATCAACATTTTATCTATCTGTTGCGGGCCAATATGCAGTCTTGTGGTGCGCTGCGGATCGATCATGTGATGTCGCTGTTGCGCCTATGGTGGTGGCCCGCATCTGCGGCACAGGGTAATGGCGCCTACGTTTATTATCCACTGGATGCGTTACTGGCCATTTTGTGCATTGAAAGTCAGCGAGCACGCTGCCGCGTCATTGGTGAAGATTTAGGGCTTATTCCGCCTGAGATAGTCAGCAAACTCTTTGATGCGGGTGTGCTGTCAAATGATCTGTTCTATTTCAGTAAGCAAGATGATGCTTTTACCTTGCCCGAAAACTATAAACCGCAAAGCTTGATGATGCTGGCTAATCACGATGTGCCGCCGTTATTGGCTTGGTGGCAAGCCGATGATCTTCATCTTAGACACAAGATTGGCCTTATCGACACTGACACTGATAAAGACAGTCATCTTCAACATGCGCTGTCACATCGTCAGCATGAAAAGCAGCAATTACTCACGCTGCTGTGTAATGCAGGCGCATTGAGCCATAGCGATATCAACACCACCGACTATTCAACATTATTGCCGGCTTGGATCTCCGTTTGCGCTGCGGGTACTGCCGGATTGTTTAGTGTGCAGTTGAGCGATCTAGTGCAAGACAATCAACCGGTAAATATCCCTGGTACTTGGC
- a CDS encoding transposase translates to MPRPRRTLISIEDTPYYHCCSRVVRRAFLCGDDKYTGKNYDHRRGWVETQILKLTEVFAIDVAAYAVMSNHLHVVLYIDLETVNNWSDREVVEQWHKLFNGTTLTQKFAKGEVIDEHLVAQLKHQIAIYRSRLSDISWFMRCLNEPIARQANLEDNCTGHFWEGRFKSQALLDEAAVLACMAYVEHFLPIDRPIRAKMACTPEQSDFTSLKLRVTAALKGQQPSKLLAFIGNEREHQVKGIAFSLKDYLVLVDETGRIIRNDKRGAISSNAEKILSRLNIPAANWVKITTEFGQLFHGPVGTLQELSSYCEHLDKRRRHFSNSCQYMQVN, encoded by the coding sequence ATGCCCCGTCCAAGACGAACGCTAATTAGTATCGAAGACACACCTTACTATCATTGCTGTAGCCGTGTAGTACGGCGTGCCTTTTTGTGTGGTGATGATAAATACACGGGTAAAAACTATGACCACCGTCGAGGCTGGGTTGAAACGCAAATATTGAAGCTTACCGAGGTGTTTGCTATTGATGTGGCGGCTTATGCCGTGATGAGTAATCATTTGCATGTTGTGCTTTATATTGACCTAGAAACCGTGAATAACTGGTCAGATAGAGAGGTTGTTGAGCAATGGCATAAGCTTTTTAACGGTACTACATTGACTCAAAAGTTTGCTAAAGGTGAAGTGATTGATGAACACCTAGTTGCTCAGTTAAAGCATCAAATAGCGATTTACCGCTCAAGACTCAGTGATATCTCATGGTTCATGAGATGCTTGAATGAACCAATAGCCAGACAAGCCAATCTTGAAGATAATTGCACTGGGCATTTTTGGGAAGGGCGATTCAAATCCCAAGCTTTGTTAGATGAAGCAGCCGTATTGGCCTGTATGGCCTATGTTGAGCACTTTTTGCCAATAGATAGGCCAATCCGTGCGAAGATGGCTTGTACGCCAGAGCAATCAGACTTCACCAGTTTAAAACTAAGAGTCACCGCAGCGCTTAAAGGTCAACAACCGAGCAAGCTATTAGCCTTTATTGGCAACGAGCGAGAGCACCAGGTAAAAGGTATTGCTTTCTCGCTGAAAGACTACCTTGTATTGGTTGACGAAACAGGCAGGATTATCCGTAACGATAAACGGGGGGCTATATCTTCGAATGCAGAAAAAATCCTGAGTCGATTAAATATCCCAGCGGCAAATTGGGTAAAAATCACCACCGAGTTTGGGCAACTGTTTCACGGCCCAGTCGGGACGTTGCAAGAGCTAAGTAGCTACTGTGAACACTTAGATAAGCGACGACGGCACTTTTCAAATAGTTGTCAGTATATGCAAGTAAACTAG
- a CDS encoding GNAT family N-acetyltransferase, with protein MRIVVSNDAESIKISQEIRNEVFVKEQGIPLHLDLDGLDANSYHSLVYIDGIAIGVARLALVENNNAVMARVAIKKNYRGKGISTKLVDSLITKARELGINSIEIHAHEYLKEYYETFGFHYIKQVEKVGEHQLIQMCLNQTNT; from the coding sequence GTGAGAATTGTTGTAAGTAATGACGCAGAGTCAATAAAAATATCACAGGAAATCCGCAATGAAGTATTTGTTAAAGAGCAAGGAATACCGTTACATTTAGATCTCGATGGGTTGGACGCTAATTCATACCATTCGTTAGTTTATATTGATGGTATAGCAATTGGTGTTGCAAGATTGGCTTTAGTCGAAAATAACAATGCAGTTATGGCTAGAGTCGCTATCAAAAAAAATTATAGAGGCAAGGGGATTTCAACAAAACTTGTGGATTCATTAATAACTAAGGCTAGGGAATTAGGCATCAACAGCATTGAAATTCATGCCCATGAATACCTAAAAGAATATTACGAAACGTTTGGATTTCATTACATTAAACAAGTTGAAAAAGTTGGTGAGCATCAATTAATTCAAATGTGTTTAAATCAAACTAACACATAA
- a CDS encoding cupin domain-containing protein, with the protein MRYKHVKAGKAERYYLDQGEMTSILASGADTDDRVSIFDSKLPKGNEAPWHYHEIDDEIFYLISGEIEFGVENEEFVASAGDLVIAGPNVKRRFRAITDSHLLVINAPSGPSEGFIRDISTFSQDNQPTDSDRQAFIDKYRIHIV; encoded by the coding sequence ATGAGATACAAACATGTTAAAGCTGGCAAAGCTGAAAGATACTATCTTGATCAAGGTGAAATGACTTCAATTCTTGCCTCTGGTGCTGACACCGATGATCGTGTTTCTATCTTTGATAGCAAACTTCCCAAAGGCAATGAAGCTCCTTGGCATTACCATGAAATTGATGATGAGATATTTTATCTGATTTCAGGGGAAATTGAATTTGGTGTAGAAAATGAGGAGTTTGTTGCAAGTGCAGGTGATCTTGTTATTGCAGGGCCTAATGTAAAAAGGCGTTTTAGGGCAATCACAGATAGCCATTTACTCGTTATAAATGCACCGTCAGGACCTTCTGAGGGTTTTATTAGGGATATTTCAACATTCAGCCAAGATAACCAGCCAACAGATTCAGACAGGCAAGCGTTTATCGATAAGTATAGAATTCATATAGTCTAG
- a CDS encoding DUF2798 domain-containing protein, with the protein MKNMAKKILVTVSLVLTLIGSLTFVMTYKNIGFGEQFLYQWIASTLIVAITMAPIGFMMVAVISKIVVLVLPRASESKRNVIIGVAMALVMESIMALVTTLNNIEFTTLSELMNVWWSALIIALPLGLLISLMMTTLVKPKLERYLAS; encoded by the coding sequence ATGAAGAATATGGCAAAAAAAATCCTAGTGACTGTGTCTTTAGTTTTGACGCTAATCGGCAGTCTTACCTTTGTGATGACTTATAAAAATATTGGCTTTGGCGAACAGTTCCTTTATCAATGGATAGCGTCGACATTAATAGTAGCCATAACGATGGCTCCAATAGGGTTTATGATGGTTGCTGTTATCAGTAAAATAGTTGTTCTTGTTTTGCCCAGGGCTTCAGAATCGAAACGTAATGTTATTATTGGTGTCGCTATGGCATTAGTAATGGAAAGTATTATGGCATTAGTAACTACCCTAAATAACATTGAATTTACGACGTTATCAGAACTCATGAATGTTTGGTGGAGTGCGCTAATTATTGCTCTGCCATTAGGGCTACTGATCTCTTTGATGATGACAACACTCGTTAAACCTAAGCTTGAGCGATATCTGGCTAGTTAA